One window of Candidatus Neomarinimicrobiota bacterium genomic DNA carries:
- the alr gene encoding alanine racemase, translating into MGRLKSNFHQLSEHVGNAKVLAIVKADGYGHGIIPISRALAEAGVYGFGVATLREALDLHQAGLEQMILHMGRFDLQSLAAYRQHDIRLSLHSLEDIKSLTAHHEATGSEYVVHMKVDTGMTRLGIPYEAAVEAMEQVKKHAFIHLEGIWSHFATADEADLSYLRYQLVRFTQFVHMARKLRLEVEYFHVANSSALVRDPNSHFNMVRPGLLLYGVRPSEHVQPPFEILPVMDLKAPLVKVQDIPRGTPVGYGREYRAPEETKTGVLQIGYADGVPLALSNKGHVQLGDAVYPMMGRVSMDLVNINLGRDVRQVGEEALIWGLSDDPRLRVEYQARLADTIPYELLTRIGTRVERHYVED; encoded by the coding sequence CTGGGTCGGCTGAAGTCCAATTTTCACCAGCTTTCAGAGCACGTTGGGAACGCCAAGGTGCTGGCGATAGTGAAGGCGGATGGTTACGGTCATGGTATCATTCCGATCTCGAGGGCCCTGGCTGAGGCAGGCGTGTACGGCTTTGGGGTGGCTACCCTCCGGGAAGCCCTTGATCTGCACCAGGCTGGTCTGGAGCAGATGATCCTGCACATGGGTCGGTTTGATCTTCAATCACTAGCTGCCTATAGGCAGCACGACATCCGCTTGAGCCTGCATAGCCTGGAAGATATCAAATCCCTGACAGCCCATCATGAGGCCACCGGCTCCGAGTACGTGGTTCATATGAAGGTGGACACCGGCATGACCCGGCTGGGGATCCCTTATGAGGCGGCGGTTGAAGCGATGGAGCAGGTGAAGAAGCATGCGTTCATTCACCTGGAGGGCATCTGGTCACATTTTGCCACCGCGGACGAGGCCGATCTGAGCTATCTGCGATACCAGTTGGTGCGCTTCACCCAGTTTGTACATATGGCCCGCAAGCTGCGCCTGGAGGTGGAATATTTCCACGTTGCCAACAGCAGTGCCCTGGTGCGGGACCCGAATAGCCATTTCAACATGGTTCGACCAGGACTGCTCCTGTATGGCGTTAGGCCTTCGGAGCACGTGCAGCCACCCTTTGAGATCCTGCCGGTGATGGACCTGAAAGCACCCCTGGTAAAGGTGCAGGACATCCCGCGGGGCACGCCGGTAGGCTACGGCCGTGAGTATCGCGCTCCGGAAGAGACTAAAACGGGTGTCCTGCAGATTGGCTACGCCGATGGTGTGCCCCTGGCCCTGTCTAACAAAGGCCACGTTCAGCTGGGAGACGCGGTGTATCCTATGATGGGACGTGTGTCAATGGATCTCGTAAATATTAATCTGGGTCGTGATGTGCGGCAGGTTGGTGAAGAGGCCCTGATCTGGGGTCTCAGCGATGATCCCCGCCTCCGCGTCGAGTATCAGGCCCGATTAGCTGATACCATCCCGTATGAACTCTTAACACGAATTGGGACTAGAGTGGAGCGTCATTATGTGGAAGATTAA